One window of Paenibacillus sp. FSL K6-3182 genomic DNA carries:
- a CDS encoding GNAT family N-acetyltransferase yields the protein MPTIIAKPFDQEMQNLLSDIHTAYHAGELSQKDKSELPENIYVIEAEDEMVGYGVVWEYDNAKQLIQKAEQDYFNDDEKYLERDFYIEIKNKKNFVFIEALDVLKEFEGKGYAAAFIQWVKAKYPNKKMYVYTLDKTRNFWYKQGFEPLGNTVWMTFN from the coding sequence ATGCCTACTATAATTGCAAAACCATTTGATCAAGAAATGCAAAACCTGTTAAGCGATATACACACTGCCTATCACGCAGGGGAGCTTAGCCAAAAGGATAAATCAGAGCTTCCGGAAAACATATACGTCATCGAGGCTGAGGACGAGATGGTTGGATACGGAGTCGTTTGGGAGTACGATAACGCCAAGCAGCTGATTCAGAAAGCAGAACAAGATTATTTTAACGATGATGAGAAGTATTTGGAGCGGGACTTTTATATTGAGATTAAAAACAAAAAGAACTTTGTATTTATAGAAGCACTTGATGTTTTAAAGGAATTTGAAGGCAAGGGTTACGCTGCTGCCTTTATTCAATGGGTTAAAGCAAAATATCCGAATAAAAAGATGTATGTATATACGTTGGATAAAACAAGGAACTTTTGGTATAAGCAAGGCTTTGAGCCTTTGGGAAACACCGTTTGGATGACTTTTAATTAA